The following coding sequences are from one Geodermatophilus normandii window:
- a CDS encoding diguanylate cyclase domain-containing protein, producing the protein MTTRSQEAPVQPGGDPVLAEALRGVRSVFQPIVEMDTGRVVAYEALARGPVGPLERPDALFAAARGAGRLAELDEACRAAAFRGAVDAGLVAPLTVFVNVEPEVLDTAPLADLVAIAENAPGAVRVVMEITERAIAARPAELLRTVERVRELGWAIAVDDVGAESMSLAFLPLLCPDVVKLDLRLVQERPGPAIAEIMNAVNAYAERSGAVVLAEGIETGQHLAYARGLGATLGQGWLFGRPGPGADPRLPVGELVLPGAGRTTGAIGAVSPFACLPDDVPLRRAPKALLIELSKQLEREAMRLGETCVVAATFQEARHFTVSTTQRYRDLVERTGFVCALGEDLPVEPLPGVRGAHLDAGDPVRGEWDVTVLSPHFSAALLARDLGDEGPDLERTFEYALTYERTTVSRAAQSLLSRVAPRSGQATPAGTAEPRPAATASPAATGLAVGTTTAEVLLRRALEATPSGVTIVDMRLPDQPIVYANEAFRELAGLPSEAILGRNCRLLQSPDTDPGAVARIRAAVAAGQSCRETVLNLRGPDRTPWWNELHLAPVHDADGTVVQYIGVQVDVTARVEAERALVRERDRTSAALARIQELAYTDPLTGLLNRRRLEEQVEAAIWEARARGDSLGLLFVDLDGFKTVNDRFGHAAGDELLQVVARRLRERVRRRDLLARLGGDEFLVALPDLTPETARAEATRVADELTASIRRAVPLSGTEVHVGASIGVSVCPEDGVVFADLLHRADLRMYDRKSATRGVAVRAATARAAAGSAPVPRREPVLP; encoded by the coding sequence GTGACCACCCGCTCCCAGGAGGCACCGGTGCAGCCCGGTGGCGACCCCGTCCTCGCCGAGGCCCTGCGCGGCGTGCGCAGCGTCTTCCAGCCCATCGTCGAGATGGACACCGGTCGGGTGGTGGCCTACGAGGCGCTGGCCCGCGGCCCGGTGGGCCCGCTGGAGCGGCCCGACGCGCTGTTCGCCGCCGCCCGCGGCGCCGGCCGCCTGGCCGAGCTCGACGAGGCCTGCCGCGCCGCCGCCTTCCGCGGTGCCGTCGACGCCGGGCTCGTCGCGCCGCTGACCGTCTTCGTCAACGTCGAGCCCGAGGTGCTCGACACCGCGCCGCTGGCCGACCTCGTCGCCATCGCCGAGAACGCCCCCGGTGCCGTGCGGGTGGTCATGGAGATCACCGAGCGGGCGATCGCCGCCCGCCCGGCCGAGCTGCTGCGCACCGTCGAGCGGGTCCGCGAGCTCGGCTGGGCCATCGCCGTCGACGACGTCGGCGCCGAGTCCATGTCCCTGGCCTTCCTGCCGCTGCTGTGCCCCGACGTCGTCAAGCTCGACCTGCGCCTGGTGCAGGAGCGGCCCGGCCCCGCGATCGCCGAGATCATGAACGCGGTGAACGCCTACGCCGAGCGCAGCGGCGCCGTCGTGCTCGCCGAGGGCATCGAGACCGGGCAGCACCTCGCCTACGCCCGCGGGCTGGGCGCCACCCTCGGCCAGGGCTGGCTGTTCGGCCGCCCCGGCCCGGGCGCCGACCCGCGCCTCCCGGTCGGCGAGCTCGTGCTCCCCGGCGCCGGCCGGACCACCGGCGCGATCGGCGCGGTGTCCCCCTTCGCCTGCCTGCCCGACGACGTCCCGCTGCGCCGCGCCCCCAAGGCGCTGCTCATCGAGCTGTCCAAGCAGCTGGAGCGCGAGGCGATGCGCCTCGGCGAGACGTGCGTGGTGGCCGCGACCTTCCAGGAGGCCCGCCACTTCACCGTCTCCACCACCCAGCGCTACCGCGACCTGGTCGAGCGCACCGGCTTCGTCTGCGCGCTCGGCGAGGACCTGCCGGTGGAGCCGCTGCCGGGCGTGCGCGGCGCCCACCTCGACGCCGGCGACCCGGTGCGCGGCGAGTGGGACGTCACCGTCCTCTCCCCCCACTTCAGCGCCGCGCTGCTGGCCCGCGACCTCGGCGACGAGGGTCCCGACCTCGAGCGCACCTTCGAGTACGCGCTGACCTACGAGCGGACGACGGTGTCCCGCGCCGCGCAGTCGCTGCTGTCCCGGGTGGCCCCGCGCAGCGGGCAGGCGACGCCCGCCGGTACCGCCGAACCGCGCCCCGCCGCGACGGCGAGCCCGGCGGCCACCGGCCTCGCCGTGGGCACGACGACGGCGGAGGTGCTGCTGCGCCGGGCGCTGGAGGCGACGCCGAGCGGGGTGACCATCGTCGACATGCGGCTGCCCGACCAGCCGATCGTGTACGCGAACGAGGCCTTCCGGGAGCTCGCCGGCCTGCCGTCGGAGGCGATCCTCGGCCGCAACTGCCGGCTGCTGCAGAGCCCGGACACCGACCCCGGCGCCGTCGCGCGGATCCGGGCGGCCGTCGCGGCCGGGCAGTCGTGCCGGGAGACGGTGCTCAACCTGCGCGGGCCGGACCGGACGCCGTGGTGGAACGAGCTGCACCTCGCCCCGGTGCACGACGCCGACGGCACGGTCGTGCAGTACATCGGCGTGCAGGTGGACGTGACCGCGCGGGTGGAGGCCGAGCGGGCGCTGGTCCGCGAGCGCGACCGCACGTCGGCGGCGCTGGCCCGCATCCAGGAGCTGGCCTACACCGACCCGCTCACCGGGCTGCTCAACCGGCGCCGGCTGGAGGAGCAGGTGGAGGCCGCGATCTGGGAGGCCCGCGCCCGCGGCGACTCCCTGGGCCTGCTGTTCGTCGACCTCGACGGGTTCAAGACGGTCAACGACCGGTTCGGCCACGCCGCCGGCGACGAGCTGCTGCAGGTGGTGGCCCGCCGGCTGCGCGAGCGGGTCCGCCGCCGCGACCTGCTGGCGCGCCTGGGCGGCGACGAGTTCCTCGTCGCGCTGCCCGACCTCACGCCGGAGACGGCACGGGCGGAGGCGACGCGGGTGGCCGACGAGCTGACCGCCTCGATCCGTCGCGCGGTGCCGCTGTCGGGCACCGAGGTGCACGTGGGCGCCAGCATCGGCGTCAGCGTCTGCCCGGAGGACGGCGTCGTGTTCGCCGACCTGCTGCACCGCGCCGACCTGCGGATGTACGACCGCAAGTCCGCCACCCGCGGCGTCGCCGTCCGGGCGGCCACGGCCCGCGCGGCGGCGGGCTCGGCACCGGTCCCCCGGCGCGAGCCGGTCCTGCCCTGA
- the rplT gene encoding 50S ribosomal protein L20, protein MARVKRAVNAQKKRRTTLEAASGYRGQRSRLYRKAKEQILHSATYNYRDRKVRKGDFRKLWITRINAAARQNDMTYNRFMQGLKLAGIELDRRVLAELAVNEPAAFAALVETARAAVAAAPAGGEQAA, encoded by the coding sequence GTGGCACGCGTGAAGCGGGCGGTCAACGCCCAGAAGAAGCGCCGGACGACCCTCGAGGCCGCCAGCGGGTACCGCGGTCAGCGTTCGCGCCTGTACCGCAAGGCCAAGGAGCAGATCCTCCACTCGGCCACCTACAACTACCGCGACCGCAAGGTGCGCAAGGGTGACTTCCGCAAGCTGTGGATCACCCGCATCAACGCCGCCGCGCGCCAGAACGACATGACCTACAACCGGTTCATGCAGGGCCTCAAGCTGGCCGGCATCGAGCTCGACCGCCGCGTGCTGGCCGAGCTGGCGGTCAACGAGCCCGCCGCCTTCGCCGCGCTGGTGGAGACCGCCCGGGCCGCCGTCGCCGCGGCCCCGGCCGGCGGCGAGCAGGCCGCCTGA
- a CDS encoding DinB family protein produces MDDDAAKAVLLRYLTTSRQALLWKLEGLSEYDARRPLTPTGTNLLGLVKHLACVEAGYLGTVLGRPFPEPMPWDDPDAGDDDDLWVRADESRADVLGRYERVVAHVEATVAALPLDAVGEVAWWPEERRHPTLHTLLVHVLAEVGRHAGHADVLREGLDGAAGLRRDHDNLTRDGEDDRAAYREQVERAAAAFR; encoded by the coding sequence GTGGACGACGACGCCGCGAAGGCCGTGCTGCTGCGCTACCTGACGACCTCCCGCCAGGCGCTGCTGTGGAAGCTCGAGGGCCTGTCGGAGTACGACGCCCGCCGCCCGCTGACGCCCACGGGCACCAACCTCCTCGGCCTGGTCAAGCACCTGGCCTGCGTCGAGGCCGGCTACCTCGGCACCGTCCTGGGCCGGCCGTTCCCGGAGCCGATGCCGTGGGACGATCCCGACGCGGGCGACGACGACGACCTGTGGGTCCGCGCCGACGAGTCCCGCGCCGACGTCCTGGGGCGTTACGAGCGGGTCGTCGCGCACGTCGAGGCGACGGTCGCGGCGCTGCCGCTGGACGCCGTCGGCGAGGTGGCGTGGTGGCCGGAGGAGCGGCGGCACCCGACGCTGCACACGCTGCTGGTGCACGTCCTGGCCGAGGTGGGCCGGCACGCCGGGCACGCCGACGTGCTGCGCGAGGGCCTCGACGGCGCCGCCGGCCTGCGCCGGGACCACGACAACCTCACCCGGGACGGCGAGGACGACCGGGCCGCCTACCGGGAGCAGGTCGAGCGGGCCGCGGCCGCGTTCCGCTGA
- the infC gene encoding translation initiation factor IF-3 has protein sequence MGPEGEQVGIVPIGEALRLAQDSELDLVEVAPMARPPVVKLMDYGKFKYESAQKAREARRNQALTVIKEMRLRLKIDPHDYETKKGHVERFLKSGDKVKITVMFRGREQSRPEMGYRLLQRLAADVSELGVIESNPKQDGRNMVMVIAPHRNQAATDGARRQAKADRAAEGSAPTA, from the coding sequence GTGGGCCCGGAGGGCGAGCAGGTCGGCATCGTGCCGATCGGCGAGGCGCTGCGTCTGGCGCAGGACTCCGAGCTCGACCTCGTCGAGGTCGCGCCCATGGCCCGGCCCCCGGTCGTCAAGCTGATGGACTACGGGAAGTTCAAGTACGAGTCCGCCCAGAAGGCCCGCGAGGCCCGGCGGAACCAGGCGCTCACCGTCATCAAGGAGATGCGGCTGCGCCTGAAGATCGACCCGCACGACTACGAGACCAAGAAGGGCCACGTCGAGCGCTTCCTCAAGAGCGGCGACAAGGTCAAGATCACGGTCATGTTCCGCGGTCGCGAGCAGTCGCGGCCCGAGATGGGCTACCGCCTGCTGCAGCGGCTGGCCGCTGACGTCTCCGAGCTGGGCGTCATCGAGTCCAACCCCAAGCAGGACGGCCGGAACATGGTCATGGTGATCGCACCGCACCGGAACCAGGCCGCGACCGACGGCGCCCGCCGTCAGGCGAAGGCCGACCGGGCCGCGGAGGGCTCCGCCCCCACGGCCTGA
- a CDS encoding TrmH family RNA methyltransferase — MSELLTERSGRVAAARKLTRRAGRDAAGAFLAEGRQAVSEALATAPGDVREVFATEAAAEAHRDLLAGTAVPVRLVTERAAAGLSETVTPQGLVAVCALRDLPAGRLTAEPPRLAVGLAGLADPGNAGTVLRTADACGAGAVVFGAGSADPYGGKAVRASAGSLFHVDVVRGAPLGPLVGDLQARGVTVLAADGGGETALDALGPALAGPVLWLFGNEARGVPPELAGAADARVRIPMRGRAESLNLAAAAAICLYATQLAQG, encoded by the coding sequence GTGAGCGAGCTGCTGACCGAGCGCTCCGGGCGGGTGGCCGCCGCCCGCAAGCTGACCCGGCGCGCCGGCCGCGACGCCGCGGGCGCCTTCCTCGCCGAGGGCCGCCAGGCGGTGTCGGAGGCGCTGGCCACCGCGCCCGGCGACGTCCGTGAGGTCTTCGCCACCGAGGCCGCCGCCGAGGCGCACCGCGACCTGCTGGCGGGCACGGCCGTCCCCGTCCGGCTGGTCACCGAGAGGGCGGCCGCGGGGCTGTCGGAGACGGTCACGCCGCAGGGCCTGGTCGCCGTCTGCGCGCTGCGCGACCTGCCCGCCGGGCGGCTGACCGCCGAGCCGCCGCGGCTGGCCGTCGGCCTGGCGGGCCTCGCCGACCCCGGCAACGCCGGCACCGTGCTGCGCACCGCCGACGCGTGCGGCGCCGGCGCGGTCGTCTTCGGCGCCGGGTCGGCCGACCCGTACGGCGGCAAGGCGGTGCGCGCCAGCGCCGGCAGCCTCTTCCACGTCGACGTCGTCCGCGGGGCGCCGCTCGGCCCGCTCGTGGGCGACCTGCAGGCGCGCGGGGTCACCGTGCTGGCCGCCGACGGCGGCGGCGAGACCGCCCTCGACGCGCTGGGGCCCGCCCTGGCCGGGCCGGTGCTGTGGCTGTTCGGCAACGAGGCGCGCGGCGTCCCGCCGGAGCTGGCCGGTGCCGCCGACGCCCGCGTGCGGATCCCGATGCGCGGCCGCGCGGAGAGCCTCAACCTGGCCGCGGCCGCGGCGATCTGCCTCTACGCCACCCAGCTCGCCCAGGGCTGA
- a CDS encoding PH domain-containing protein, with translation MPAPSAVPARVSAVPRLLRGACALLALAVVAVMVVVALHTQPSYALNPFDAADRVAIGGVGVFVGAAILALGRSRVDADASGIRVRNVVGGRTLPWQAVRAVRFDRKAWWATLELANGDAISITALQAVDGERAATAVEGLRALLEADRAARPTPVRGPLLWD, from the coding sequence GTGCCCGCGCCGTCCGCCGTCCCCGCCCGCGTGTCCGCCGTCCCCCGCCTGCTGCGCGGAGCCTGCGCGCTGCTCGCCCTCGCGGTGGTCGCCGTCATGGTCGTGGTCGCGCTGCACACGCAGCCCTCGTACGCGCTGAACCCCTTCGACGCCGCCGACCGCGTGGCGATCGGTGGCGTGGGGGTGTTCGTCGGGGCCGCGATCCTGGCGCTGGGCCGGTCCCGGGTCGACGCCGACGCCTCGGGGATCCGGGTGCGCAACGTCGTCGGCGGCCGGACGCTGCCCTGGCAGGCCGTCCGCGCGGTGCGCTTCGACCGCAAGGCGTGGTGGGCGACGCTGGAGCTGGCCAACGGCGACGCGATCTCGATCACGGCGCTGCAGGCCGTCGACGGCGAGCGGGCGGCCACCGCCGTCGAGGGGCTCCGGGCGCTGCTGGAGGCCGACCGCGCCGCCCGGCCCACGCCGGTGCGCGGCCCCCTGCTCTGGGACTGA
- a CDS encoding GAF and ANTAR domain-containing protein, translating to MRPDAARSLPLADELSVVFARMSGLLLSEETVATALGLVGSLVQETVPGAVGAGASIVDDAGRRSSGSTDPRVERADELQYELDEGPCLAATAGRTLVRVDDLSADPRWPRWAAVARELGLLSVMSAPLVAGDRTLGALKVYGAAAGAFTPHDAQVLTLSAAQAALLVTHVTAREKARRASDELRQAMAARDVVSTAKGVLMGRHGIGEETALAMLLSRSGGDAGTLRQAARAVVDSAVRRLR from the coding sequence GTGCGTCCCGACGCCGCCCGCTCCCTGCCCCTGGCCGACGAGCTGTCGGTCGTCTTCGCCCGCATGTCGGGCCTGCTGCTGTCCGAGGAGACGGTCGCCACCGCCCTCGGCCTGGTCGGCTCCCTGGTCCAGGAGACCGTGCCGGGCGCCGTCGGTGCCGGCGCCTCGATCGTCGACGACGCCGGGCGGCGCTCGTCGGGGTCGACCGACCCGCGCGTGGAGCGGGCCGACGAGCTCCAGTACGAGCTGGACGAGGGCCCGTGCCTGGCGGCGACCGCCGGCCGCACGCTCGTGCGCGTCGACGACCTGTCGGCCGATCCGCGCTGGCCGCGCTGGGCGGCGGTGGCCCGGGAGCTGGGGCTGCTGTCGGTCATGAGCGCACCCCTGGTGGCCGGGGACCGGACGCTGGGCGCGCTGAAGGTCTACGGCGCGGCCGCCGGCGCCTTCACCCCCCACGACGCCCAGGTGCTCACCCTGTCCGCGGCCCAGGCGGCCCTCCTGGTCACCCACGTCACCGCCCGGGAGAAGGCGCGCCGCGCCAGCGACGAGCTGCGGCAGGCGATGGCCGCCCGGGACGTGGTGAGCACGGCCAAGGGCGTCCTCATGGGCCGGCACGGCATCGGCGAGGAGACCGCGCTGGCGATGCTGCTGTCCCGGTCCGGCGGGGACGCCGGCACGCTGCGGCAGGCGGCCCGGGCGGTGGTCGACTCCGCCGTCCGCCGGCTCCGCTGA
- a CDS encoding EamA family transporter has translation MAMLLALASAVVYGMADFAGGLASRRATAAAVVALSQAAGLVAVVLLLPWLGGDPAPADLAWGAAAGVAGGAGLLLFYRSLADGVMSVVAPVTAVAAAALPVLGGLLLGERIGPLAAGGIVLALAAVVLVAAEGGLASLRSARLGTVAPALAAGAGFGLFFVVLDRTGEDSGLSPLVAARVVSVLVIGGLALASGRALRVSRRVLPVVVLAGVGDMTANALFLVATQVGGQLAITGVLASLYPASTVLLAQVVLRERLAGAQRAGLAVAAAAVVLIALPS, from the coding sequence ATGGCGATGCTGCTGGCGCTGGCCTCCGCCGTCGTCTACGGGATGGCCGACTTCGCCGGGGGCCTGGCCAGCCGGCGCGCCACCGCGGCCGCCGTCGTCGCGCTCTCCCAGGCGGCGGGGCTGGTCGCCGTCGTGCTGCTGCTGCCGTGGCTGGGCGGGGACCCCGCACCGGCCGACCTGGCCTGGGGCGCGGCGGCCGGCGTCGCGGGCGGGGCCGGGCTGCTGCTGTTCTACCGCTCCCTGGCCGACGGGGTGATGAGCGTGGTCGCCCCGGTGACGGCCGTGGCGGCCGCGGCGCTGCCGGTGCTCGGCGGCCTGCTGCTCGGGGAGCGGATCGGGCCGCTGGCCGCCGGCGGCATCGTCCTGGCCCTGGCCGCGGTGGTGCTCGTGGCCGCCGAGGGCGGGCTGGCCTCGCTGCGCAGCGCCCGGCTGGGCACCGTCGCCCCGGCGCTCGCCGCAGGCGCGGGGTTCGGGCTGTTCTTCGTCGTCCTCGACCGCACCGGCGAGGACTCGGGCCTGAGCCCGCTCGTGGCCGCCCGCGTCGTGTCGGTGCTGGTGATCGGCGGGCTGGCCCTGGCCTCGGGCCGCGCGCTGCGGGTGTCCCGGCGGGTCCTGCCGGTCGTGGTGCTGGCCGGGGTGGGCGACATGACGGCCAACGCCCTGTTCCTCGTCGCCACGCAGGTCGGCGGGCAGCTGGCGATCACCGGGGTGCTGGCCTCGCTCTACCCGGCGAGCACGGTGCTCCTGGCGCAGGTGGTGCTGCGCGAGCGGCTGGCCGGCGCCCAGCGCGCCGGGCTGGCCGTGGCGGCCGCCGCCGTCGTCCTCATCGCCCTCCCGTCGTGA
- a CDS encoding MBL fold metallo-hydrolase produces the protein MEASAVEVTGHAQRDAWRERAVPGVERVRPGLWSVPVPMGGPLRWVNAYVLELAGGGLGLVDTGWDADDSWAALCAGLTAIGGDVSDVRGVLVTHLHLDHVGLAARVRAASGAWVAMHPADAAGITSFTSRTPEEMVEAEVAFLVSLGAPPEDARADAGTAEQRVGLLRVARPDRLLEDGDRADLPGWSLRAVHTPGHTEGHLCFADEATGLFFSGDHVLPRISPNVSTHAGGAADPLRDYLGALGSVSGEEADEVLPGHEWRFRGLAARTAELRAHHEHRLAELLAAVREHPGSTPWELAAHLTWSRPWSQYERRMRIFAVTETDAHVRLLAGRGLVTGDGAAVRGWTAAPLR, from the coding sequence GTGGAGGCGAGCGCCGTCGAGGTGACCGGGCACGCCCAGCGCGACGCCTGGCGCGAGCGTGCGGTGCCCGGGGTCGAGCGGGTGCGGCCGGGCCTGTGGTCGGTGCCGGTCCCGATGGGCGGCCCGCTGCGCTGGGTGAACGCCTACGTCCTCGAGCTGGCCGGCGGCGGGCTGGGGCTGGTCGACACCGGCTGGGACGCCGACGACAGCTGGGCGGCGCTGTGCGCGGGCCTGACCGCGATCGGCGGCGACGTCTCCGACGTGCGCGGCGTGCTGGTCACCCACCTGCACCTGGACCACGTCGGGCTGGCGGCCCGGGTGCGTGCGGCCTCCGGCGCGTGGGTGGCGATGCACCCCGCCGACGCGGCCGGGATCACGTCCTTCACCAGCCGGACCCCCGAGGAGATGGTCGAGGCCGAGGTCGCCTTCCTCGTCTCCCTGGGCGCCCCGCCGGAGGACGCGCGCGCCGACGCCGGCACCGCCGAGCAGCGGGTCGGCCTGCTGCGGGTGGCCCGCCCCGACCGGCTGCTGGAGGACGGCGACCGCGCCGACCTGCCCGGCTGGTCGCTGCGCGCCGTGCACACCCCGGGCCACACCGAGGGGCACCTGTGCTTCGCCGACGAGGCCACCGGCCTGTTCTTCTCCGGCGACCACGTGCTGCCGCGGATCAGCCCCAACGTCTCCACGCACGCCGGCGGCGCGGCCGACCCGCTGCGCGACTACCTGGGCGCCCTCGGGTCGGTGTCCGGCGAGGAGGCCGACGAGGTGCTCCCCGGCCACGAGTGGCGCTTCCGCGGCCTGGCCGCGCGGACCGCGGAGCTGCGGGCCCACCACGAGCACCGGTTGGCCGAGCTGCTGGCCGCCGTCCGCGAGCACCCGGGCAGCACGCCGTGGGAGCTGGCCGCGCACCTGACCTGGTCGCGGCCGTGGTCGCAGTACGAGCGGCGGATGCGGATCTTCGCCGTCACCGAGACCGACGCCCACGTCCGGCTGCTCGCCGGCCGCGGGCTGGTCACCGGCGACGGCGCCGCGGTACGCGGCTGGACGGCGGCACCCCTGCGCTGA
- the rpmI gene encoding 50S ribosomal protein L35, which translates to MPKQKTHKGTAKRVRVTGTGKLMREQAGNQHKFEHKSSRQKRRLEKDQVMSPGDTKTLKKLLGI; encoded by the coding sequence ATGCCGAAGCAGAAGACCCACAAGGGCACCGCGAAGCGGGTGCGCGTGACGGGCACCGGCAAGCTCATGCGCGAGCAGGCCGGCAACCAGCACAAGTTCGAGCACAAGAGCTCGCGGCAGAAGCGCCGGCTGGAGAAGGACCAGGTCATGTCCCCGGGCGACACCAAGACCCTCAAGAAGCTGCTGGGCATCTGA